The region CAGGAGAAGGGGACCTGCGGACGCTGGAACCAGTCAGCACTCCCCCAACTACAGTCTTCCAGAGTGGGGCAGACAAGGGCAAAGGCCTCTCTGTGCAGAAGAGGTATAGAGGTAAGAATCGTCTTACATGCACTTGGAGTTTTCAGTTTTGCAACTGTAGTATTACTGTAACATCACTTAGTTTTGTACAGTTTGTAAGTTTGTATCCGTGTCaggttggtacatgtagctaaggACACTTTTGCATCACTTGGTATAAGGAGAATCTTTTCATTTAACAGcaattatttgttttattttgaacaaCTTGACAAAACAACTTTAGCATTGCAAAAGTACTGTACTCCAAAGTGAGTCCGTTGTTATTTTACTGGTTGACTGTAGTAATGAACTATGTTGTTGATTGATTTTAAACATTGctcatcatgttgttgttttcccagGACCTACCTACTCCGACTCCTCCGCTGCCAGTACCCCCCAGCTGCAGCCGCCCCCCATCCGCCAGAAGGCCACCATCCCCGCCTACCGCAAGGCTAACATCGCAGTCGCCGGGCACGCTCTCCCGCGAAGTACCGACAAGCACCGCAGATACTAATCACCTTCAACTAAACCCTAGTTCCTCTGACTCCAGAGGTCCCACCATCCCCGCCTACCGCAAGGCTAACATCGCAGTCGCCGGGCACGCTCTCCCGCGAAGTACCGACAAGCACCGCAGATACTAAACACCTTCAACTAAACCGTAGTTCCTCTGACTCTAGaggttaaatgtttatgtcttAATTTTAACAAATTTGACAATGTTTATAGGCAGATTCACACACCTAtagaaaaattaatgaaatggTGGGAATGATATAGGTGTCATATTTGAAAGATTGATAATTTTTTCCAGCCAAAAATCATGTTATCATCAAATTATTTTGTTCTGTGAAGAAAATAAATGTCTCCCACAATCCATAGTTAATCAATGCTATCTTAGCTATATCCTCTTCCAAATCAGCCGATGTTTGCTAGCAATTCACAAGTGCCTTCAATAGTTTAGACTAGTTTTCTTCTTGTGGCAGTTTAAATGCTAACTTTTGGAGAAAATTGGCCAAAATTTTCCCAATGGCTTTTCTAGGCATAAATCTAGTTGGCTGCTGCTTGAAGTTACTTGATACATTCCATTTCACCTGTATTGCCTTCCTTATAAATCTGGAAAATTTTAAACCGTTTTGTGCAGAGAATGCAGCATATATTAAAGTTGATTTGTCTGAAATTAGATACTGCCCATTCCAGGATATCATTGACATCAGAATTTGAAGTTGTAGTACATACCATAATAACAGTTCATATGCCTGACTGGGCATAGCTATCAAATTAGTATTTATTTAACTTATGAATGAGTTAACTTTACCACATCAAGATTATCTTCAGGCTGTTGTGACATCGACCGACTCAATAACATTTTATTGTGTACATTTTAGATATTAACCTTTGTAAAGAATTGTAAAGATTAAGATCTTTGACAATATTTGAATATGTCCTTTCTTTTCTAACCTCAGACTCAATCTATGATTGATAAATAAGGTAGTGATCTTTCCTGTAGTTTTGACAATGCTGTACAAGCAGATGATTTTTTAAATCCTAATCACAAACTAACATGCTCCTTGTATAGTGTGTGTTGTAGTGTATGTTCTGTTTCTTACTGTGGAAATATAGTTTGTATCATATCTAGCCATGACCTGTAAGTTAAATCGGAATTTGTATGTTCTTGTACATCCCTTTACACAGTGGTATTGTGATGTATAGTTTTGTTTGCATGGGTACCACACATCCTGTTCTTTTCTTACAGTATTATGATTTGCATCATATGTATGTAGTCTGTGCAATGCAATGAACCATCATAACATTGGCAAATCACCTCTCTACAACACAAAAGGGCAATACTGTCTGTGTTACAGTCTCACAAATTTTACCAACACTGTCAATTCGATAGTTTTGACAAGAGATACTGATGTTCAACTGATAACCATGAGTGCATGGTGCCTTGAGTTTAGTTGCATTTCAGCTGTCTAATGGAATGGAAGTAAAGAAAAAATGTGCAGATCGATACTTGTGTGTAATGTTAGACTGATAAGAGACTATGAAAAGGTACAATCTGTTGATTCTAACCATACAGTTTGTAATGGTCTAAGTCTACACTTGTTTAAACCTCTGTGCTAACTGTGCCTAGATAGCAACTTGTGATGGAACAGGGTAGCAACTTTGGTTATTAGTAGACTTTGGATACAAGAGGAACATTTTAATATTTGGTTGGGAAAGAGAACTTTAGATTGTATttgaacagaaaataaaactattCCTATTTTCTACCTATATTGTATTCTGTGTCTTAGTTAAGTTATCCTGATAATCAGTAATTGATGTCTATATCCTGCCCTGCCCTGAAGAAAATAAGGCAAAATGCCAGTAATATATTTGACTTCTTCAGATAGGTACATTACATACGTATTGAGAACGCCAGGCCATAGCCGCCCATGCTACCATAAAGGTCAAGCCTagattacacatagccgaacatggcctcccgactctcccccgaccatggttggagtgattcgggagctagctcggttggcgttcggccgagtcggctggcgttcggctgagtcggctggtgttcggctgcgccagccgaatgttttgaaattcggctctggacgtagggtctgaaatgggtcggctggtgttcggcgcggtcggctagtgctcggctggtattcgggattgagtctgtagtaaaattagaaccttaaccacgccagaaacactactgacttactcccaactagtttccaacctacccataactcaccccaaggccgtagacaaatctctgctaactaattctcaaccaagtgactactatcggaacgtgggcgaatcacccccgaccttcacacgaccaaaaacaaagaagaacactaaaagcagtattaaagctagccatgatccgaattcgatctctcggtgatgttaacaacataatagaatggattattttaattaaaaccgcaaatgacccctcttttgaaagtcgctgaatatgtccatttaaattcgagagagggtctgcaatcggtcggggtttagtcaggagagattcggcagtctgcggctagaggtcgggatggttgggagtaagctagaaagcattcggggcccattcgggagtaattcgtgtactggttaggagatgatcggcgcatgttcggcgccaaagataggcgtggccccaaaactggtcagactgctcccgaactaccgccgacccgagtcggctagcgttcgggggccatgttcggctatgtgtaacctaggcttaaagGTCAACACACTGTCTGGCCGCTGTGAAATGACCTCTGTACATACTGACAGGCACACTTTACACCATATCTTGTGAGAGAAATAAAGTTACTAGTAGGCAAAACGATGATGCCTGTTAGGTTACACTATGATGGATAACTTTACCAAGACTATGGGATAACTAAGATTGCGTTGTGTTAAGTGAAACAGTAACAGCGACAAACAATAATCGTTCTGtatgaaaatgtaacaaaaacgTTCGTCTGGCTTCTAACACGTCCGCAAAATTGTCATAACAAAATTTGCCATATTATGTTTCACAGGAACGTCCATATTATAAAGTCAATACTATTTCCCGTCCGAAAAACTGATTGTCATTTGCAAAATCGGTTGCAACGTTGGTATTTACATTGTGCGATTTTTCATTCAAGATGATACAGACAATATTGTGTGTGAATGACACAGTCCTTTCTTAGAATTGGGTGGCCCTAAAAAGGGCCGGTGTGGTAGGTCTTGTAGATGttgatttacttggagctggtgtacttggtgacggccttggtgccctcgctgacggcgtgcttggcgaGTTCGCCAGGCAGCaagagtcgcacggcggtctggacctcccggctgctgatggtggagcgcctgttgtagtgagccaggcGGGAAGCCTCGCCGGCGATACGCTCGAAGAcatcgttgacgaaggagttcatgatgcccatggccttgctggagacaccggtgtcggggtgcacctgcttgagcaccttgtagatgtagatacCGAAGGActcctttctcctcctcctcctgttctTGCCACCCTTGCCCATTGGGCGTCCCTTGCCAGCCTTCTTAGCTCCTTTCCCGGACTTTGGCGCCATCATTCAAGATCAATCAatgtatgagtgagtgagtgaattatAAGATGATAACATCGTCATGTGCTTGCCTTTTATTGCCTCCgtcaacaattatgcaaattttacGATTAAGAAGACACTCAAAATACATCTTTACGATCATTGGTTAAAACTTTCGATATTACCTTTGTGATTGGCTGCTGTAGACTATGAGCGATGCTATTGGCCAACGGGAATGAGACATCTTTTGGTAACAtaatatgcaaatttttatgacatcGTTTTGACCTGTTAGGGATCACATTATAGCAAGGAGCTGATTGGGTGGGTGATTTCAGTGAAAAATGCCTTTCCTCTCTCCCATTGGCTATTTGTCAGGGCAGTGCAATGATTGGTTATTAGATCCAGAGTATTTGGATCCAGCGGGCTGTATAAAAGAGGACGTGAATGATGTAGCGTTAACGACATTTTCATATTGAGCAACTTTGTTGAAAGCACATCAATAGTGTCGAaatgtctggacgtggtaaGGGCAAGAAGAGGAGCAAGGgaaagagccgttcttcccgtgcagGGCTTCAGTTCCCTGTCGGCCGTGTGCACCGTTTCCTGCGCAAGGGCAACTATGCTGGACGTGTCGGCGCCGGCGCCCCGGTCTACATGGccgccgtgctggagtacctaACCGCCGAGGTGCTTGAGTTGGCCGGCaacgctgcccgtgacaacaagaagaccaggatCATCCCGCGTCatcttcaactggccgtccgtaACGACGAGGAGCTGAACAGGCTGATGGGTGGTGTGACAATTGCCCAGGGAGGTGtgctgcccaacatccacgccgtgctcctgcccaagaagaagtgattcCGAGGACAAACGAACAAATCCCGGCCCTTTtaagggccacccacatcctataAAAAGAGCTGTCCCAAAATCACAAGTTTTCTATACACTTTCTAATGATCTAAGACAATCAGTCTCTTACACAATCTAACTTGGTTTATCACAGCGTGATACCAGTACTGTAACGATATGCTGTAAATGTATCACTACCTATGTGTTTGAGCTATGACCTATGTATCCCTTATGTCTGATCGAAGGGATGATCATCATTTTCGTTTGAAGCGACATTTTGTGGGGGTTTATCTTGCTACATGTGATAGTCCGGGAAATTGTGATGTACATACGtttctttattgtacattattTATTTCCATCATTTGGTATCTTGATCTTGCTACCGAGCTCCCCCGAGTTAACGTTTATCCTGCATGCTTGCCGGTACTGGTGAGATCTACCGACGAAACTGCGAGTTTCCAAACCACCATTAGATTTATATGAATGCCTTGGACCTTACATTATGCTGAAGTATGGGGTGTTTCCCCACCAGGTAATACCTagcacgtcaccggaacgtactgcgcctgcgcaCTGTCTGCTTGATGTAAAATCTTCAATGGAATAACGAAGGATGTAACAAATACTGGTTGAACAGTTTTCCTAGTTTGCTTCTCTTGAGGTGGTGTTACAACATTTagggtgtgttttttttggtcaaatagTATCTTATACAATGTTATATATTTCATAGCGGTATCAGTGTACGACATTTCCATATTTTTTAAAGTCATGTACAgcagaaatttgatatttgtatTTAATTGTAGGCCATTGTTTTATGTTGCTCTAGTTGTCAATTTGAACATTGTTTAAGCGCAAAGTAGTAAGGTATTCTTTaggaaaaatatcattttgaagaATATTTGCTGTTTTAGAAATTGGGTCGTCAGTGCAAGAATTACTTCATAGCATGTAGTGTCAATATAGTCTTTATTAAATATGTTCCTGTTTCAATGTTCGACTGTTGCGTCCTTATTCAATGTTCTATCTAATAAAAATTCAGGACTGCGTACACTGCGTGCAAAATTAACACTGTATGCATTCTTTACAAACTGAAGTCCAGCACTGACATCAGCGCTTCAAGTTCTGACGACTGCGAGTCTGAATCTGAGATGAAGTCGTCCTCTTCGGGCACAATGTTTCTGGGAGGACTCACTGGCACCCTCACCAAAACTCTCGGCATGTCCTTCCCTTGCAACAAGTGATGCCCTACACACATTTCTATCTCACCGTTCTCGTTTAAACTCTGAAATTCTAGCAGTAAAGAAAGTCTGTTTCGTCTCCTGATGTGGACACAGAAGTCCACATTGGTCTTGTACACACAAGAAGTTGCCTCCACGAGGTTGTGCAGCCTGAGATGTAACTTCTGGTCCTCCTTAATGACAATGTCCTGTTCCGTGACCCCCTCCTGAGGTTGGAACCCTTCAAGTCTCGCCTGCTTGGTGACGAAGTCTTCCGAACCCGGCGTGATGAGTTCTAGGCGCACTTCCAGGAGATTGGCGATGGCTTGCCCCTGACTTGGCGACCCCTGGCGGTCAGGACTGGGACTGTCGTGAGCCAGAACGACTTCGTGGTTCGACCACCTTTTGAAGGCCAGGAGGCTGACGTGTTTCCTCGCCATGTTGTGGGTGATGGACATGACGGCTCCGTGCACGTTCATGCCCAGGCCTGGCGGGTAGCACAGCGCTATGTAGCTGTACGGAAACATGATTATAAGGATTCACTTTCAACTTATTTTTAACTTTCGTTATGAAAGGAACCGTTTGTAACATACAGTGTTACCCATGGCCCAGCATCTCCCAAAGTTACTCCATTTCTTTCCGTGCCATTTTGGAATTCACCCTATTTACGACTTTAGTGCAAGcgtatgaaatatgatataggAGGGGAATCAGACTAATATGGATTAGATTGAAACGTTTATGTCATATCATCCCCTGATttaaaaataaatacatttcCATGCCTTCCATGTCCGCGTGAGGGGAAATGCGAAACGTATCATCTCTCATAAGCTTGCCACCCCCTCATTTCAGTGTAGACGACAGTATAGGCCAAATAGAGTAAGTATGCTCACCTTTGCAGCTCCCTGGTGCGGAAGGACACACTTTCGCAGCGGCCGCGCACCGTCACGCCCCTaacacgtgacgtcatgtcCTCCCACTTGCTGTAGGCGTTGGAGTAGCCCACGATGTGCACCTGCGTGGCGTCGATCACGTTCCTCACGTTGGCGTCGTCCATCGAGAACACGATGTCGGGATCTGACGCCGCGTTCCTCGGAGAAGATCCGTCGTTGTCAGACGGGAACACGAGGGGCAGGGAAATCTGTGAACAACGGGGAATGAAAATGATCATTAACTAAAACATTTAATGAAAATgatcattaacaacaaaaactTTTCCAGTATGTAAAATCATGATCTAAGAATGGTAGCGCatctagttacatgtataaagcccctgtcacacactcaggaccttcccacgactttgatcccgaccactccccaaccgaGGTTGGCGCTGGGTTGGGACTAGTCTGGAATCCATTCTATTCTAACTCCAGTTCGATCCTCTGGTCATCTTTTAAGAAGAACATGACTTTCACATGTTTGATTTATCAAATTCATGAATGGCAACCTCGCCggttaactcccaaccacagatgaccctggtcacgactaactcccaaccatggcccggagaaggtcgggaggccgtGGTCGGCTAAGTGTGAAAGGAGAGAATCCCTTTTGTACCTGAGCGAAGTCCCTGAGCTTCGTGAGTTTGGAGGTGATGTTGATGACGTGACTGGCGGCgatcagggggagggggtgttccCGCGGGGACATGCGGGTGGTGGTGTGGATGGTCCGGGCCAGGCACGAGCCGTGGTACGGCAGAACCTGGGGAGGCGGGGAAGAAAACGTCATTTGAACAAATACTCGTGTAGTTACTGTCTCCCGTAATGTGCATTTCGTAGACTCCTAACAGACTCCGTAGGAAAATGTACCcttagtgagtgagtgcgtgagagtgagtgggtgagtgagtgagtgagtgagtgagtgagtgagtgagtgagtgagagagtgagtgagtgagtgagtgagtgagtgagtgagtgagtgagtgagtgagtgagtgcatgaGCGAGTCAGTGAGGGAGGCAGTGACCCTTTATCTAATTGTTCCTTCCCCTGCCTGCCTGCCCATGGTGTACAACAGCACATACCTGATATTTGATGGCCTTTGGTCTGTGCAGCGGGTCCTGTGGCAGGTGGAGTTGCACGCCGTTCCCTCGGGACGTCTCCAGACATGTCTCCTCTTGTCCAGCCTTCAGCCAGTGTTCGTACGTCTTCGGCCGAGACACGACGATGAACGTGGCCAGCCGATCTATGCCGACAGCTGCACGGCCCTGTGTGTGAAGTCATGTTTCCAAAGTAAATTTAGGGACCAACTTTGATCCAACAATCAATGAGCATACAAAGTGTACAGAAATGTGAACCTATAGCTaataccaccgcaaacacttttatccaatactgtagcagtatgtgactacagcgctgccgcaaactcaaaccaccgcgaacactccattttcgccttagcgcgaaattaaaaccacgcgaacatttctgcatttaacgttacagcatttttttttaaaagcatgtATTACTTACCAGTTCGTCGTCCTGTGCTGACAAGTCTTGCCAGTTCCCTTTGCCTCGGGTCGCCTTGATGACGCATTCACGCTCGTCATCATCGGAGGAAACTGAGTGAGGGATCTGTAATAACAAATGTAGTGATGTACAGTCAATGTGATGGCACTGTATTTTTCAAGCAATCGACAATGTTTACAcatgtcaaggaggttaaagagagACTTATGCTCTGTTTTCCTCACCTGAAGGATGGCATGTTTCTGTAGATGAGTGACGGGCTTGATTTCGATGACGTCAGAGACCAGGATCTCGCCGGGAGCCAATGGCAGGCGCCGCGGGTAGGTGTTCGGGTCCAGAACATGGCACGTGACCTGGAGACTGCCTCGGAACGCCTTCTCCGGGACGGACAACAGACACCTGCCGGGTAGGGTCAGCTCTGCACCCGCTGAATCCACCTCGTAGCTGCGACAGGGGTTAGAACAACATAGCATTATAAAACAAGAATATCCAGTCCAAGATTTGCAATATTTCCCATATTTTGAGGGGTTATCTACTATAAAATCGTCACATATGATTCATTGCAAACATCCAACACAAGTCTTATACGATAAATACATCTCAATATGGAGAACAAAATACGACGCTTTCGCCGTTTTTCAATATCCCTGAACGCACAGGTGATTATAGTACAGGTGAAGACAACGGTGTGGTCACATACCTGCTCTCTACGCCGTAACCATGGAGATACGTGATGGCCCCGCCCAGCCCCACGACCTCCCCGATCCTTTCCTCCAACTCCTCCCACAGACACAGCCGGACCTCCGCGTCTACCGTTAACTCCACCAGGTCCTCCACGTTATCCATTATCTTCATGTCATCCTTCACCTAGTAAACAATGATTATCTTGAGTTTGAgctttatttagatccacaattagccttataagaggctattcttcctgtggtctacacatCCATATTTACACATTGcaattaaaacatacaaaggcaTACAAAGTTACAGTAGAGAACAAAAAATATCAGTTCCTTTTAAGGAAAAGGCAATAATTATAAAAATAACATAGTTCCTTTTAAGGAAAAGGCAATAATTACAAAAATAGCATAGTTCGTTTTAAGGAAAAAGTCCAATACTTTGCTAATTGTCGCATGTGTTGTCGAGTCTTGAGCTTCACAGCGTTTATATTCTCACCAGGAATGCCATATGTAGTGCAAGGTGCCCACTATAACACACGTTATGTGTAGAGCCTATACTGTTACCACGGCACCCCTTACCCGCCTTTTCAAGTCCCCACACTTTGTTCATGGCACGTTTAGTATTTCATATCAATCTTCCTTAATCTGTTGCTTGACACGTATGCTTTGGGTACAGATTCTGCCTTGTTTGAAAATGGCTCGGTAGTGTAAcatgatgctacatgtattcagaGCAAATGCATAAATACAATTTAGCTTGGTTTAGCTGGCTCctaaaacaaatgaaattaagAACCTTAAAAACAATAGTCTCCTTTAATATCATTCTTTTAAAGGTTCTTAGAATTCCTTAAAGAACCTTTGAAATAAATCTTCGAGTGATTGGAGGTCAACTTACCTCGTCGACGGCTTCTTCCAACATCAATTCCACCACAGATTCCATCAGTTGCCCATAGGCTACGTACTCCGGGATTTCTTCCAACAAACTTTGCTCAATCAAGAATTCCACGGTTTGGAAGAGACACTTCTGTACGGCGTAGGTCGCGAGGGAGAGCACCTCTTCGGGGTGGGGCCGAACGCGCCACGGAAAGTCGTCGGCCAGTCTGGTCAGGCTCTGCCGGCGCTCTGCGTGGTACAGCGTCGGCAGCGTCACCGCAGGTGGGACGTGCCATTTAATCGTCAGCGTGGCCCAACACTCGTTCAAGACGGAGTTACAGAGAATCCGTAGCGTCTTGTCCACCACAACGTCTTCTAACTTGCCGGCGTCTTTAAGCACCACCGCCGAGATGACCCTGGGGTTGCCCTGGGCGAGCGTCAGAGGGCGCGGGGATCGCATGGGGTTGTTCTCTGCGATCAACCCGTGCTTCACCCCACCTGAGACGTGTTTTCTCTGCAGTCCACGCATTTGATACAGCGACGTGGGCAGCCTTTTCATGCTGTTTTCCTCCACGTCAAGTGTCTGTAGCATCTTAAGCTCACCGATGGATTCTGGCAAAGTCTGTAGTTTGTTCTTGGCCAGCCGAAGGCACCTAAGCTGGGCCATTTGCCCAATCTCGTCCGTTAGACTGTAGAGACTGCACTTGGTGAGGTCCAATTCCTCAATGTCAAGACTACACATGAAGTCCGGCATGGGAAGCTCCGTAAGGAACTCGTTTCCTCGAAGAGACAAAATTCTCAGTTTCTTCAGACTTTTGCGTACTCCGGTTGTGTGCTGTTTAACTCGGCCGATTTTGTTATAACTCAGGTTTAACGTTTCCAACTCGTTCAACCCAACAACAACGGAAGGCACGAGTTCAAAGTCATTGTTGCTGAGGTCTAACTGCTTGAGAAGTCTCAGCTCCTTAAAGATGTTCGGCAGAACCGAGAGGCGATTTCCTGCCATGTCCAAGTGTACAAGTGACGTCACCATCGTGATAACTGGAGGAAAGGCCTTTATGCAGTTCCCCCGCAGAGAAAACTCTTGCAGCCTCTTGAGCTTGGCGAGCTCTCGTGGCAGAACTTTCAGCTTGTTGTTAGCCAGGTCTAGAACCACCAGCCTAGAACAGTCGCCAATCAGTTCGCTTACTAACGTTATTCTGTTGTGTCCGGCGTTGAGAACTTCTAGTTGCGTTAACAAGGAAATGTTGGGAGGGATCCTCTCCAGGTAGTTGGACTCTAAAGATAAGACTTCAACCTCCTCCAAACTGAAGACGTCATGAGGGATGAACTTGAGACTCTTATTGACAAGCGACAGTTGGGTCCTATTGGCCGGGTCTTTCTTCAGCATGGTTTTCAGGTTGTGGAACCAAAATGGCTTTCCTATCTGGATTGCTTCGACTTCATTGTCTCCCATGGTGACAGAGGTGGACGTCATGAACTTGTGAACGATTTATCTGGAGGTCTTGAACCTGTCGATCGATTGGGAGAACATTATCTTTACACACGATGTGTCTTCGTGTAGTTGTTCATTCTTTCTGCGATATAACACGACCAACGTTAAACATGGCCTATACACGTCGTCTGAGTACAGCACACCAGAAAAGACATGATGATTACCACAGTTATATACGAACAAAAGTCCTAACATTTGCCCAAATGATGCATAAGTTTTAAAAACACGAAGGTTCGCTCCTTCACGAAGACATGTATACGAACCTCGTGAAGGGATGCAAGAGAAAGAGATTGTCTATGTCCAGGCAGTCATGATATCTTAGGACAACTTTGTATAA is a window of Branchiostoma lanceolatum isolate klBraLanc5 chromosome 8, klBraLanc5.hap2, whole genome shotgun sequence DNA encoding:
- the LOC136440882 gene encoding late histone H2A.2.2-like: MSGRGKGKKRSKGKSRSSRAGLQFPVGRVHRFLRKGNYAGRVGAGAPVYMAAVLEYLTAEVLELAGNAARDNKKTRIIPRHLQLAVRNDEELNRLMGGVTIAQGGVLPNIHAVLLPKKK
- the LOC136440881 gene encoding histone H2B, gonadal-like; this translates as MMAPKSGKGAKKAGKGRPMGKGGKNRRRRRKESFGIYIYKVLKQVHPDTGVSSKAMGIMNSFVNDVFERIAGEASRLAHYNRRSTISSREVQTAVRLLLPGELAKHAVSEGTKAVTKYTSSK
- the LOC136440883 gene encoding uncharacterized protein, giving the protein MTSTSVTMGDNEVEAIQIGKPFWFHNLKTMLKKDPANRTQLSLVNKSLKFIPHDVFSLEEVEVLSLESNYLERIPPNISLLTQLEVLNAGHNRITLVSELIGDCSRLVVLDLANNKLKVLPRELAKLKRLQEFSLRGNCIKAFPPVITMVTSLVHLDMAGNRLSVLPNIFKELRLLKQLDLSNNDFELVPSVVVGLNELETLNLSYNKIGRVKQHTTGVRKSLKKLRILSLRGNEFLTELPMPDFMCSLDIEELDLTKCSLYSLTDEIGQMAQLRCLRLAKNKLQTLPESIGELKMLQTLDVEENSMKRLPTSLYQMRGLQRKHVSGGVKHGLIAENNPMRSPRPLTLAQGNPRVISAVVLKDAGKLEDVVVDKTLRILCNSVLNECWATLTIKWHVPPAVTLPTLYHAERRQSLTRLADDFPWRVRPHPEEVLSLATYAVQKCLFQTVEFLIEQSLLEEIPEYVAYGQLMESVVELMLEEAVDEVKDDMKIMDNVEDLVELTVDAEVRLCLWEELEERIGEVVGLGGAITYLHGYGVESSYEVDSAGAELTLPGRCLLSVPEKAFRGSLQVTCHVLDPNTYPRRLPLAPGEILVSDVIEIKPVTHLQKHAILQIPHSVSSDDDERECVIKATRGKGNWQDLSAQDDELGRAAVGIDRLATFIVVSRPKTYEHWLKAGQEETCLETSRGNGVQLHLPQDPLHRPKAIKYQVLPYHGSCLARTIHTTTRMSPREHPLPLIAASHVINITSKLTKLRDFAQISLPLVFPSDNDGSSPRNAASDPDIVFSMDDANVRNVIDATQVHIVGYSNAYSKWEDMTSRVRGVTVRGRCESVSFRTRELQSYIALCYPPGLGMNVHGAVMSITHNMARKHVSLLAFKRWSNHEVVLAHDSPSPDRQGSPSQGQAIANLLEVRLELITPGSEDFVTKQARLEGFQPQEGVTEQDIVIKEDQKLHLRLHNLVEATSCVYKTNVDFCVHIRRRNRLSLLLEFQSLNENGEIEMCVGHHLLQGKDMPRVLVRVPVSPPRNIVPEEDDFISDSDSQSSELEALMSVLDFSL